A genomic segment from Frateuria edaphi encodes:
- a CDS encoding nuclear transport factor 2 family protein, protein MRPTLLYRSRALAASIGHHRLLPLLGGLTLVCAAALADTPASHGPLEPVHAFFDAMARHDQAAMRAQVLPAGTATLMRDGKPVQLTLGDFVDHVKPGKERIEERIGKPQVMVDHDLAVVWAPYTFLLDGKPHHCGTDVFNLVQVDGQWRIAAIADNSRKCEP, encoded by the coding sequence ATGCGCCCTACCCTGCTTTACCGCAGCCGCGCCCTCGCGGCCTCGATCGGCCACCATCGGCTGCTGCCGCTGCTTGGTGGCCTCACCCTGGTCTGCGCCGCCGCGCTGGCGGACACGCCCGCCTCCCACGGCCCACTGGAACCGGTGCACGCCTTCTTCGATGCCATGGCGCGCCATGACCAGGCAGCCATGCGCGCACAAGTACTGCCGGCCGGAACCGCCACGCTGATGCGCGACGGCAAGCCGGTGCAGCTCACGCTCGGCGATTTCGTCGACCACGTGAAGCCTGGCAAGGAGCGCATCGAGGAGCGCATCGGCAAGCCGCAGGTGATGGTCGACCACGACCTGGCGGTAGTGTGGGCGCCCTATACCTTCCTGCTCGATGGCAAGCCACATCACTGCGGCACGGACGTGTTCAACCTTGTGCAGGTCGATGGGCAGTGGCGCATCGCGGCCATCGCCGACAACAGCCGCAAGTGCGAACCGTAA